The Harpia harpyja isolate bHarHar1 chromosome 10, bHarHar1 primary haplotype, whole genome shotgun sequence genome includes a region encoding these proteins:
- the LOC128146991 gene encoding ELAV-like protein 3 isoform X12, producing MRAAGRSTLRSAASRAGPSSAPSPAAGRGFIWPTTCADTWSSTLILSTVEAQAPSTPGSSGCGPVPVAVPVVAVPGPGVAAALPNGAPPGPPMADDSKTNLIVNYLPQSMSQEELRSLFGSLGDIESCKLVRDKVTGQSLGYGFVNYVEAGDADKAISTLNGLKLQTKTIKVSYARPSSASIRDANLYVSGLPKAMGQKEMEQLFSQYGRIITSRILVDQVTGVSRGVGFIRFDKRVEAEEAVRGLHGQKPLGAAEPITVKFANSPGQKSGGALLSLCPSARRYGALHHPPQRFRLDNLLNVAYGVKSPLSLLPRFSPLAIEAVPGLAGVGLGAPGAGWCIFVYNLAPEADESVLWQLFGPFGAVTNVKVIRDFATNKCKGFGFVTMTNYEEAAMAIASLNGYRLGDRVLQVSFKTSKQHKA from the exons ATGCGGGCTGCGGGCAGGTCTACGTTGCGCTCAGCAGCTTCCAG GGCCGGACCCAGCAGTGCCCCCAGCCCGGCTGCGGGAAGAGGTTTTATCTGGCCAACCACCTGCGCCGACACATGGTCATCCACTCTG ATCCTGAGCACGGTGGAGGCCCAggctcccagcaccccagggtCATCGGGCTGCGGCCCTGTCCCCGTGGCTGTGCCGGTGGTGGCGGTGCCAGGGCCAGGAGTGGCGGCGGCGCTGCCCAATGGggcccccccagggccccccatGGCCGATGACAGCAAAACTAACCTGATCGTCAACTACCTGCCCCAGAGCATGAGCCAGGAGGAGCTGCGGAGCCTCTTTGGCAGCCTTGGAGACATCGAGTCCTGCAAGCTCGTCCGCGACAAGGTCACCG GGCAGAGCCTGGGCTATGGCTTTGTCAACTACGTTGAGGCGGGTGACGCCGACAAGGCCATCAGCACCCTCAACGGCCTCAAGCTGCAGACCAAGACCATCAAG gtgtcCTATGCTCGGCCCAGCTCGGCCTCCATCCGTGATGCCAATCTCTACGTGAGCGGCCTCCCCAAggccatggggcagaaggagatGGAGCAGCTCTTCTCCCAGTATGGCCGCATCATCACCTCCCGCATCCTCGTCGACCAGGTCACAG GTGTCTCACGGGGGGTGGGCTTCATCCGCTTCGACAAGCGCGTGGAGGCAGAGGAGGCTGTGCGGGGCCTGCATGGGCAGAAACCACTGGGCGCCGCTGAGCCCATCACCGTCAAGTTCGCCAACAGCCCGGGCCAGAAGTCAGGGGGGgccctgctcagcctctgccccaGTGCCCGCCGCTACGGTGCCCTGCACCACCCTCCCCAGCGCTTCCG GCTCGACAATTTGCTGAATGTGGCCTACGGCGTGAAGAG CCCGCTGTCACTGCTGCCCAGGTTCTCCCCGCTGGCCATCGAGGCggtgccagggctggctggggtgggCCTGGGGGCCCCCGGCGCTGGCTGGTGCATCTTCGTCTACAACCTGGCACCCGAGGCGGATGAGAGTGTCCTCTGGCAGCTCTTCGGGCCCTTTGGTGCTGTCACCAACGTCAAGGTTATCCGTGACTTCGCCACCAACAAGTGCAAGGGCTTCGGCTTCGTCACCATGACCAACTACGAGGAGGCGGCCATGGCCATCGCCAGCCTCAATGGCTACCGCCTGGGCGACCGTGTGCTCCAGGTCTCCTTCAAGACCAGCAAACAGCACAAGGCCTGA
- the LOC128146991 gene encoding ELAV-like protein 3 isoform X11, whose product MRAAGRSTLRSAASRITSTWCTARAGPSSAPSPAAGRGFIWPTTCADTWSSTLILSTVEAQAPSTPGSSGCGPVPVAVPVVAVPGPGVAAALPNGAPPGPPMADDSKTNLIVNYLPQSMSQEELRSLFGSLGDIESCKLVRDKVTGQSLGYGFVNYVEAGDADKAISTLNGLKLQTKTIKVSYARPSSASIRDANLYVSGLPKAMGQKEMEQLFSQYGRIITSRILVDQVTGVSRGVGFIRFDKRVEAEEAVRGLHGQKPLGAAEPITVKFANSPGQKSGGALLSLCPSARRYGALHHPPQRFRLDNLLNVAYGVKSPLSLLPRFSPLAIEAVPGLAGVGLGAPGAGWCIFVYNLAPEADESVLWQLFGPFGAVTNVKVIRDFATNKCKGFGFVTMTNYEEAAMAIASLNGYRLGDRVLQVSFKTSKQHKA is encoded by the exons ATGCGGGCTGCGGGCAGGTCTACGTTGCGCTCAGCAGCTTCCAG AATCACGTCAACTTGGTGCACCGCAAGGGCCGGACCCAGCAGTGCCCCCAGCCCGGCTGCGGGAAGAGGTTTTATCTGGCCAACCACCTGCGCCGACACATGGTCATCCACTCTG ATCCTGAGCACGGTGGAGGCCCAggctcccagcaccccagggtCATCGGGCTGCGGCCCTGTCCCCGTGGCTGTGCCGGTGGTGGCGGTGCCAGGGCCAGGAGTGGCGGCGGCGCTGCCCAATGGggcccccccagggccccccatGGCCGATGACAGCAAAACTAACCTGATCGTCAACTACCTGCCCCAGAGCATGAGCCAGGAGGAGCTGCGGAGCCTCTTTGGCAGCCTTGGAGACATCGAGTCCTGCAAGCTCGTCCGCGACAAGGTCACCG GGCAGAGCCTGGGCTATGGCTTTGTCAACTACGTTGAGGCGGGTGACGCCGACAAGGCCATCAGCACCCTCAACGGCCTCAAGCTGCAGACCAAGACCATCAAG gtgtcCTATGCTCGGCCCAGCTCGGCCTCCATCCGTGATGCCAATCTCTACGTGAGCGGCCTCCCCAAggccatggggcagaaggagatGGAGCAGCTCTTCTCCCAGTATGGCCGCATCATCACCTCCCGCATCCTCGTCGACCAGGTCACAG GTGTCTCACGGGGGGTGGGCTTCATCCGCTTCGACAAGCGCGTGGAGGCAGAGGAGGCTGTGCGGGGCCTGCATGGGCAGAAACCACTGGGCGCCGCTGAGCCCATCACCGTCAAGTTCGCCAACAGCCCGGGCCAGAAGTCAGGGGGGgccctgctcagcctctgccccaGTGCCCGCCGCTACGGTGCCCTGCACCACCCTCCCCAGCGCTTCCG GCTCGACAATTTGCTGAATGTGGCCTACGGCGTGAAGAG CCCGCTGTCACTGCTGCCCAGGTTCTCCCCGCTGGCCATCGAGGCggtgccagggctggctggggtgggCCTGGGGGCCCCCGGCGCTGGCTGGTGCATCTTCGTCTACAACCTGGCACCCGAGGCGGATGAGAGTGTCCTCTGGCAGCTCTTCGGGCCCTTTGGTGCTGTCACCAACGTCAAGGTTATCCGTGACTTCGCCACCAACAAGTGCAAGGGCTTCGGCTTCGTCACCATGACCAACTACGAGGAGGCGGCCATGGCCATCGCCAGCCTCAATGGCTACCGCCTGGGCGACCGTGTGCTCCAGGTCTCCTTCAAGACCAGCAAACAGCACAAGGCCTGA
- the LOC128146991 gene encoding ELAV-like protein 3 isoform X14 yields the protein MVTILSTVEAQAPSTPGSSGCGPVPVAVPVVAVPGPGVAAALPNGAPPGPPMADDSKTNLIVNYLPQSMSQEELRSLFGSLGDIESCKLVRDKVTGQSLGYGFVNYVEAGDADKAISTLNGLKLQTKTIKVSYARPSSASIRDANLYVSGLPKAMGQKEMEQLFSQYGRIITSRILVDQVTGVSRGVGFIRFDKRVEAEEAVRGLHGQKPLGAAEPITVKFANSPGQKSGGALLSLCPSARRYGALHHPPQRFRLDNLLNVAYGVKSPLSLLPRFSPLAIEAVPGLAGVGLGAPGAGWCIFVYNLAPEADESVLWQLFGPFGAVTNVKVIRDFATNKCKGFGFVTMTNYEEAAMAIASLNGYRLGDRVLQVSFKTSKQHKA from the exons ATGGTGACG ATCCTGAGCACGGTGGAGGCCCAggctcccagcaccccagggtCATCGGGCTGCGGCCCTGTCCCCGTGGCTGTGCCGGTGGTGGCGGTGCCAGGGCCAGGAGTGGCGGCGGCGCTGCCCAATGGggcccccccagggccccccatGGCCGATGACAGCAAAACTAACCTGATCGTCAACTACCTGCCCCAGAGCATGAGCCAGGAGGAGCTGCGGAGCCTCTTTGGCAGCCTTGGAGACATCGAGTCCTGCAAGCTCGTCCGCGACAAGGTCACCG GGCAGAGCCTGGGCTATGGCTTTGTCAACTACGTTGAGGCGGGTGACGCCGACAAGGCCATCAGCACCCTCAACGGCCTCAAGCTGCAGACCAAGACCATCAAG gtgtcCTATGCTCGGCCCAGCTCGGCCTCCATCCGTGATGCCAATCTCTACGTGAGCGGCCTCCCCAAggccatggggcagaaggagatGGAGCAGCTCTTCTCCCAGTATGGCCGCATCATCACCTCCCGCATCCTCGTCGACCAGGTCACAG GTGTCTCACGGGGGGTGGGCTTCATCCGCTTCGACAAGCGCGTGGAGGCAGAGGAGGCTGTGCGGGGCCTGCATGGGCAGAAACCACTGGGCGCCGCTGAGCCCATCACCGTCAAGTTCGCCAACAGCCCGGGCCAGAAGTCAGGGGGGgccctgctcagcctctgccccaGTGCCCGCCGCTACGGTGCCCTGCACCACCCTCCCCAGCGCTTCCG GCTCGACAATTTGCTGAATGTGGCCTACGGCGTGAAGAG CCCGCTGTCACTGCTGCCCAGGTTCTCCCCGCTGGCCATCGAGGCggtgccagggctggctggggtgggCCTGGGGGCCCCCGGCGCTGGCTGGTGCATCTTCGTCTACAACCTGGCACCCGAGGCGGATGAGAGTGTCCTCTGGCAGCTCTTCGGGCCCTTTGGTGCTGTCACCAACGTCAAGGTTATCCGTGACTTCGCCACCAACAAGTGCAAGGGCTTCGGCTTCGTCACCATGACCAACTACGAGGAGGCGGCCATGGCCATCGCCAGCCTCAATGGCTACCGCCTGGGCGACCGTGTGCTCCAGGTCTCCTTCAAGACCAGCAAACAGCACAAGGCCTGA
- the LOC128146991 gene encoding protein alan shepard-like isoform X1 translates to MSAVERGPGAGDSGGPGTGGGPGRGPAAEPGGGRKARGRPRLTESDRARRRLESRKKYDVRRVYLGEAHGPWVDLRRRSGWSDAKLAAYLLGLERGQRAGRRGKPWEQIPKKPKRKKRRRRNVNCLRHAVIWYEDHRQRCPYEPRLAELDPSVGLYTTAVWQCERGHRYFQDLHSPLRPLSDSDGDSDDAAAPGSSSCSSGGCSSGSEATPGGAPSAPGGVAVAPPAGPGPPEGTAEGRGAALEAVVCVPLPLPLRLGAGRGALADGGPPALLQGPPLLILASPGYDALGGLQLDVGGDEVPCALLESGGAFPPPPLDSHLPKTGGGGAGGAVPPTLTPRSSQSRLPALMRAAGRSTLRSAASRITSTWCTARAGPSSAPSPAAGRGFIWPTTCADTWSSTLILSTVEAQAPSTPGSSGCGPVPVAVPVVAVPGPGVAAALPNGAPPGPPMADDSKTNLIVNYLPQSMSQEELRSLFGSLGDIESCKLVRDKVTGQSLGYGFVNYVEAGDADKAISTLNGLKLQTKTIKVSYARPSSASIRDANLYVSGLPKAMGQKEMEQLFSQYGRIITSRILVDQVTGVSRGVGFIRFDKRVEAEEAVRGLHGQKPLGAAEPITVKFANSPGQKSGGALLSLCPSARRYGALHHPPQRFRLDNLLNVAYGVKSPLSLLPRFSPLAIEAVPGLAGVGLGAPGAGWCIFVYNLAPEADESVLWQLFGPFGAVTNVKVIRDFATNKCKGFGFVTMTNYEEAAMAIASLNGYRLGDRVLQVSFKTSKQHKA, encoded by the exons ATGAGCGCGGTGGAGCGGGGCCCGGGCGCGGGGGACAGCGGCGGCCCCGGTACCGGCGGCGGTCCCGGGCGAGGCCCCGCGGCAgagccgggcggcgggcggaaggcgcgggggcggccgcggctgACGGAGTCGGaccgggcgcggcggcggctggaGTCGCGGAAGAAGTACGACGTGCGGCGGGTGTACCTGGGCGAGGCGCACGGGCCCTGGGTTGACCTGCGCCGCCGCAGCGGCTGGAGCGATGCTAAACTGGCGGCCtacctgctggggctggagcgGGGGCAGCGTGCCGGGCGGCGCGG GAAGCCGTGGGAGCAGATCCCCAAAAAGCCGAAACGGAAGAAAA GGCGGCGGCGCAACGTGAACTGCCTGCGGCATGCGGTGATCTGGTACGAGGACCACCGGCAGCGCTGCCCCTACGAGCCGCGGCTGGCGGAGCTGGACCCCTCGGTGGGGCTCTACACCACGGCCGTCTGGCAGTGCGAGCGCGGGCATCGCTACTTCCAGGACCTGCACTCGCCTTTGCGGCCCCTCAGCGACTCCGACGGGGACAGTGATGACG cagcagctcctggcagctcctcctgctcctcaggAGGCTGCAGCTCAGGCTCGGAGGCGACGCCAGGGGGTGCCCCATCAGCACCAGGGGGGGTGGCAGTGGCCCCCCCTGCAGGTCCGGGCCCCCCCGAGGGCACTGCAGAGGGGCGGGGGGCAGCACTGGAGGCTGTGGTCTGCGTGCCACTGCCGCTGCCTCTGCGGCTGGGCGCAGGGCGGGGGGCGCTGGCCGACGGGGGGCCCCCCGCCCTGCTGCAGGGGCCCCCCCTCCTCATCCTGGCCAGCCCCGGCTATGATgcgctgggggggctgcagctggaTGTGGGGGGGGACGAGGTGCCCTGTGCTCTGCTGGAGAGCGGGGgggccttccccccaccccccctggACTCCCATCTCCCTAAGACAG GCGGCGGCGGAGCAGGCGGGGCCGTGCCCCCCACCCTGACCCCGAGGAGCTCCCAGAGCCGATTGCCTGCCCTTATGCGGGCTGCGGGCAGGTCTACGTTGCGCTCAGCAGCTTCCAG AATCACGTCAACTTGGTGCACCGCAAGGGCCGGACCCAGCAGTGCCCCCAGCCCGGCTGCGGGAAGAGGTTTTATCTGGCCAACCACCTGCGCCGACACATGGTCATCCACTCTG ATCCTGAGCACGGTGGAGGCCCAggctcccagcaccccagggtCATCGGGCTGCGGCCCTGTCCCCGTGGCTGTGCCGGTGGTGGCGGTGCCAGGGCCAGGAGTGGCGGCGGCGCTGCCCAATGGggcccccccagggccccccatGGCCGATGACAGCAAAACTAACCTGATCGTCAACTACCTGCCCCAGAGCATGAGCCAGGAGGAGCTGCGGAGCCTCTTTGGCAGCCTTGGAGACATCGAGTCCTGCAAGCTCGTCCGCGACAAGGTCACCG GGCAGAGCCTGGGCTATGGCTTTGTCAACTACGTTGAGGCGGGTGACGCCGACAAGGCCATCAGCACCCTCAACGGCCTCAAGCTGCAGACCAAGACCATCAAG gtgtcCTATGCTCGGCCCAGCTCGGCCTCCATCCGTGATGCCAATCTCTACGTGAGCGGCCTCCCCAAggccatggggcagaaggagatGGAGCAGCTCTTCTCCCAGTATGGCCGCATCATCACCTCCCGCATCCTCGTCGACCAGGTCACAG GTGTCTCACGGGGGGTGGGCTTCATCCGCTTCGACAAGCGCGTGGAGGCAGAGGAGGCTGTGCGGGGCCTGCATGGGCAGAAACCACTGGGCGCCGCTGAGCCCATCACCGTCAAGTTCGCCAACAGCCCGGGCCAGAAGTCAGGGGGGgccctgctcagcctctgccccaGTGCCCGCCGCTACGGTGCCCTGCACCACCCTCCCCAGCGCTTCCG GCTCGACAATTTGCTGAATGTGGCCTACGGCGTGAAGAG CCCGCTGTCACTGCTGCCCAGGTTCTCCCCGCTGGCCATCGAGGCggtgccagggctggctggggtgggCCTGGGGGCCCCCGGCGCTGGCTGGTGCATCTTCGTCTACAACCTGGCACCCGAGGCGGATGAGAGTGTCCTCTGGCAGCTCTTCGGGCCCTTTGGTGCTGTCACCAACGTCAAGGTTATCCGTGACTTCGCCACCAACAAGTGCAAGGGCTTCGGCTTCGTCACCATGACCAACTACGAGGAGGCGGCCATGGCCATCGCCAGCCTCAATGGCTACCGCCTGGGCGACCGTGTGCTCCAGGTCTCCTTCAAGACCAGCAAACAGCACAAGGCCTGA
- the LOC128146991 gene encoding protein alan shepard-like isoform X3: MSAVERGPGAGDSGGPGTGGGPGRGPAAEPGGGRKARGRPRLTESDRARRRLESRKKYDVRRVYLGEAHGPWVDLRRRSGWSDAKLAAYLLGLERGQRAGRRGKPWEQIPKKPKRKKRRRRNVNCLRHAVIWYEDHRQRCPYEPRLAELDPSVGLYTTAVWQCERGHRYFQDLHSPLRPLSDSDGDSDDAAAPGSSSCSSGGCSSGSEATPGGAPSAPGGVAVAPPAGPGPPEGTAEGRGAALEAVVCVPLPLPLRLGAGRGALADGGPPALLQGPPLLILASPGYDALGGLQLDVGGDEVPCALLESGGAFPPPPLDSHLPKTGGGGAGGAVPPTLTPRSSQSRLPALMRAAGRSTLRSAASRITSTWCTARAGPSSAPSPAAGRGFIWPTTCADTWSSTLILSTVEAQAPSTPGSSGCGPVPVAVPVVAVPGPGVAAALPNGAPPGPPMADDSKTNLIVNYLPQSMSQEELRSLFGSLGDIESCKLVRDKVTGQSLGYGFVNYVEAGDADKAISTLNGLKLQTKTIKVSYARPSSASIRDANLYVSGLPKAMGQKEMEQLFSQYGRIITSRILVDQVTGVSRGVGFIRFDKRVEAEEAVRGLHGQKPLGAAEPITVKFANSPGQKSGGALLSLCPSARRYGALHHPPQRFRLDNLLNVAYGVKRFSPLAIEAVPGLAGVGLGAPGAGWCIFVYNLAPEADESVLWQLFGPFGAVTNVKVIRDFATNKCKGFGFVTMTNYEEAAMAIASLNGYRLGDRVLQVSFKTSKQHKA, from the exons ATGAGCGCGGTGGAGCGGGGCCCGGGCGCGGGGGACAGCGGCGGCCCCGGTACCGGCGGCGGTCCCGGGCGAGGCCCCGCGGCAgagccgggcggcgggcggaaggcgcgggggcggccgcggctgACGGAGTCGGaccgggcgcggcggcggctggaGTCGCGGAAGAAGTACGACGTGCGGCGGGTGTACCTGGGCGAGGCGCACGGGCCCTGGGTTGACCTGCGCCGCCGCAGCGGCTGGAGCGATGCTAAACTGGCGGCCtacctgctggggctggagcgGGGGCAGCGTGCCGGGCGGCGCGG GAAGCCGTGGGAGCAGATCCCCAAAAAGCCGAAACGGAAGAAAA GGCGGCGGCGCAACGTGAACTGCCTGCGGCATGCGGTGATCTGGTACGAGGACCACCGGCAGCGCTGCCCCTACGAGCCGCGGCTGGCGGAGCTGGACCCCTCGGTGGGGCTCTACACCACGGCCGTCTGGCAGTGCGAGCGCGGGCATCGCTACTTCCAGGACCTGCACTCGCCTTTGCGGCCCCTCAGCGACTCCGACGGGGACAGTGATGACG cagcagctcctggcagctcctcctgctcctcaggAGGCTGCAGCTCAGGCTCGGAGGCGACGCCAGGGGGTGCCCCATCAGCACCAGGGGGGGTGGCAGTGGCCCCCCCTGCAGGTCCGGGCCCCCCCGAGGGCACTGCAGAGGGGCGGGGGGCAGCACTGGAGGCTGTGGTCTGCGTGCCACTGCCGCTGCCTCTGCGGCTGGGCGCAGGGCGGGGGGCGCTGGCCGACGGGGGGCCCCCCGCCCTGCTGCAGGGGCCCCCCCTCCTCATCCTGGCCAGCCCCGGCTATGATgcgctgggggggctgcagctggaTGTGGGGGGGGACGAGGTGCCCTGTGCTCTGCTGGAGAGCGGGGgggccttccccccaccccccctggACTCCCATCTCCCTAAGACAG GCGGCGGCGGAGCAGGCGGGGCCGTGCCCCCCACCCTGACCCCGAGGAGCTCCCAGAGCCGATTGCCTGCCCTTATGCGGGCTGCGGGCAGGTCTACGTTGCGCTCAGCAGCTTCCAG AATCACGTCAACTTGGTGCACCGCAAGGGCCGGACCCAGCAGTGCCCCCAGCCCGGCTGCGGGAAGAGGTTTTATCTGGCCAACCACCTGCGCCGACACATGGTCATCCACTCTG ATCCTGAGCACGGTGGAGGCCCAggctcccagcaccccagggtCATCGGGCTGCGGCCCTGTCCCCGTGGCTGTGCCGGTGGTGGCGGTGCCAGGGCCAGGAGTGGCGGCGGCGCTGCCCAATGGggcccccccagggccccccatGGCCGATGACAGCAAAACTAACCTGATCGTCAACTACCTGCCCCAGAGCATGAGCCAGGAGGAGCTGCGGAGCCTCTTTGGCAGCCTTGGAGACATCGAGTCCTGCAAGCTCGTCCGCGACAAGGTCACCG GGCAGAGCCTGGGCTATGGCTTTGTCAACTACGTTGAGGCGGGTGACGCCGACAAGGCCATCAGCACCCTCAACGGCCTCAAGCTGCAGACCAAGACCATCAAG gtgtcCTATGCTCGGCCCAGCTCGGCCTCCATCCGTGATGCCAATCTCTACGTGAGCGGCCTCCCCAAggccatggggcagaaggagatGGAGCAGCTCTTCTCCCAGTATGGCCGCATCATCACCTCCCGCATCCTCGTCGACCAGGTCACAG GTGTCTCACGGGGGGTGGGCTTCATCCGCTTCGACAAGCGCGTGGAGGCAGAGGAGGCTGTGCGGGGCCTGCATGGGCAGAAACCACTGGGCGCCGCTGAGCCCATCACCGTCAAGTTCGCCAACAGCCCGGGCCAGAAGTCAGGGGGGgccctgctcagcctctgccccaGTGCCCGCCGCTACGGTGCCCTGCACCACCCTCCCCAGCGCTTCCG GCTCGACAATTTGCTGAATGTGGCCTACGGCGTGAAGAG GTTCTCCCCGCTGGCCATCGAGGCggtgccagggctggctggggtgggCCTGGGGGCCCCCGGCGCTGGCTGGTGCATCTTCGTCTACAACCTGGCACCCGAGGCGGATGAGAGTGTCCTCTGGCAGCTCTTCGGGCCCTTTGGTGCTGTCACCAACGTCAAGGTTATCCGTGACTTCGCCACCAACAAGTGCAAGGGCTTCGGCTTCGTCACCATGACCAACTACGAGGAGGCGGCCATGGCCATCGCCAGCCTCAATGGCTACCGCCTGGGCGACCGTGTGCTCCAGGTCTCCTTCAAGACCAGCAAACAGCACAAGGCCTGA
- the LOC128146991 gene encoding protein alan shepard-like isoform X5, with protein MSAVERGPGAGDSGGPGTGGGPGRGPAAEPGGGRKARGRPRLTESDRARRRLESRKKYDVRRVYLGEAHGPWVDLRRRSGWSDAKLAAYLLGLERGQRAGRRGKPWEQIPKKPKRKKTAAPGSSSCSSGGCSSGSEATPGGAPSAPGGVAVAPPAGPGPPEGTAEGRGAALEAVVCVPLPLPLRLGAGRGALADGGPPALLQGPPLLILASPGYDALGGLQLDVGGDEVPCALLESGGAFPPPPLDSHLPKTGGGGAGGAVPPTLTPRSSQSRLPALMRAAGRSTLRSAASRITSTWCTARAGPSSAPSPAAGRGFIWPTTCADTWSSTLILSTVEAQAPSTPGSSGCGPVPVAVPVVAVPGPGVAAALPNGAPPGPPMADDSKTNLIVNYLPQSMSQEELRSLFGSLGDIESCKLVRDKVTGQSLGYGFVNYVEAGDADKAISTLNGLKLQTKTIKVSYARPSSASIRDANLYVSGLPKAMGQKEMEQLFSQYGRIITSRILVDQVTGVSRGVGFIRFDKRVEAEEAVRGLHGQKPLGAAEPITVKFANSPGQKSGGALLSLCPSARRYGALHHPPQRFRLDNLLNVAYGVKSPLSLLPRFSPLAIEAVPGLAGVGLGAPGAGWCIFVYNLAPEADESVLWQLFGPFGAVTNVKVIRDFATNKCKGFGFVTMTNYEEAAMAIASLNGYRLGDRVLQVSFKTSKQHKA; from the exons ATGAGCGCGGTGGAGCGGGGCCCGGGCGCGGGGGACAGCGGCGGCCCCGGTACCGGCGGCGGTCCCGGGCGAGGCCCCGCGGCAgagccgggcggcgggcggaaggcgcgggggcggccgcggctgACGGAGTCGGaccgggcgcggcggcggctggaGTCGCGGAAGAAGTACGACGTGCGGCGGGTGTACCTGGGCGAGGCGCACGGGCCCTGGGTTGACCTGCGCCGCCGCAGCGGCTGGAGCGATGCTAAACTGGCGGCCtacctgctggggctggagcgGGGGCAGCGTGCCGGGCGGCGCGG GAAGCCGTGGGAGCAGATCCCCAAAAAGCCGAAACGGAAGAAAA cagcagctcctggcagctcctcctgctcctcaggAGGCTGCAGCTCAGGCTCGGAGGCGACGCCAGGGGGTGCCCCATCAGCACCAGGGGGGGTGGCAGTGGCCCCCCCTGCAGGTCCGGGCCCCCCCGAGGGCACTGCAGAGGGGCGGGGGGCAGCACTGGAGGCTGTGGTCTGCGTGCCACTGCCGCTGCCTCTGCGGCTGGGCGCAGGGCGGGGGGCGCTGGCCGACGGGGGGCCCCCCGCCCTGCTGCAGGGGCCCCCCCTCCTCATCCTGGCCAGCCCCGGCTATGATgcgctgggggggctgcagctggaTGTGGGGGGGGACGAGGTGCCCTGTGCTCTGCTGGAGAGCGGGGgggccttccccccaccccccctggACTCCCATCTCCCTAAGACAG GCGGCGGCGGAGCAGGCGGGGCCGTGCCCCCCACCCTGACCCCGAGGAGCTCCCAGAGCCGATTGCCTGCCCTTATGCGGGCTGCGGGCAGGTCTACGTTGCGCTCAGCAGCTTCCAG AATCACGTCAACTTGGTGCACCGCAAGGGCCGGACCCAGCAGTGCCCCCAGCCCGGCTGCGGGAAGAGGTTTTATCTGGCCAACCACCTGCGCCGACACATGGTCATCCACTCTG ATCCTGAGCACGGTGGAGGCCCAggctcccagcaccccagggtCATCGGGCTGCGGCCCTGTCCCCGTGGCTGTGCCGGTGGTGGCGGTGCCAGGGCCAGGAGTGGCGGCGGCGCTGCCCAATGGggcccccccagggccccccatGGCCGATGACAGCAAAACTAACCTGATCGTCAACTACCTGCCCCAGAGCATGAGCCAGGAGGAGCTGCGGAGCCTCTTTGGCAGCCTTGGAGACATCGAGTCCTGCAAGCTCGTCCGCGACAAGGTCACCG GGCAGAGCCTGGGCTATGGCTTTGTCAACTACGTTGAGGCGGGTGACGCCGACAAGGCCATCAGCACCCTCAACGGCCTCAAGCTGCAGACCAAGACCATCAAG gtgtcCTATGCTCGGCCCAGCTCGGCCTCCATCCGTGATGCCAATCTCTACGTGAGCGGCCTCCCCAAggccatggggcagaaggagatGGAGCAGCTCTTCTCCCAGTATGGCCGCATCATCACCTCCCGCATCCTCGTCGACCAGGTCACAG GTGTCTCACGGGGGGTGGGCTTCATCCGCTTCGACAAGCGCGTGGAGGCAGAGGAGGCTGTGCGGGGCCTGCATGGGCAGAAACCACTGGGCGCCGCTGAGCCCATCACCGTCAAGTTCGCCAACAGCCCGGGCCAGAAGTCAGGGGGGgccctgctcagcctctgccccaGTGCCCGCCGCTACGGTGCCCTGCACCACCCTCCCCAGCGCTTCCG GCTCGACAATTTGCTGAATGTGGCCTACGGCGTGAAGAG CCCGCTGTCACTGCTGCCCAGGTTCTCCCCGCTGGCCATCGAGGCggtgccagggctggctggggtgggCCTGGGGGCCCCCGGCGCTGGCTGGTGCATCTTCGTCTACAACCTGGCACCCGAGGCGGATGAGAGTGTCCTCTGGCAGCTCTTCGGGCCCTTTGGTGCTGTCACCAACGTCAAGGTTATCCGTGACTTCGCCACCAACAAGTGCAAGGGCTTCGGCTTCGTCACCATGACCAACTACGAGGAGGCGGCCATGGCCATCGCCAGCCTCAATGGCTACCGCCTGGGCGACCGTGTGCTCCAGGTCTCCTTCAAGACCAGCAAACAGCACAAGGCCTGA